One genomic window of Quercus lobata isolate SW786 chromosome 9, ValleyOak3.0 Primary Assembly, whole genome shotgun sequence includes the following:
- the LOC115960952 gene encoding protein PEP-RELATED DEVELOPMENT ARRESTED 1, chloroplastic isoform X1: MLHSSIFFPTCSRTSPPITNPTISSFCFTTPFSYHRHHHQWQLKQPKKREQLMLSLCANTTSYEVGGGYPDEDLDMQDRSGRKRKTTTTTTQQQGNSKLDTSQYETLLKGGEQVTSVLQEMITLLEDMNMDEASEEVAVQLAAQGVIGKRVDEMESGFIMALDYMIELAEKDQDDKRKSLLEVIKETVLSHLTKKCPPHVQVVGLLCRTPQKESRHELLRRVAAGGGAFKSENGTKVHIPGANLNDIANQADDLLETMETRPVVPDRKLLARLVLIREEARNMMGGGIMDERNHRGLSTLPLPEVNFLTKLVALKPGKTVHEMIKNVMQGKDEGADNTDSDEENSTGAGVSSGFAGWESVTGKKPLPVRPGMFLETVSKVLGGIYAGNDSGITAQHLEWVHQKTLQVLQEIAF; encoded by the exons atgttgcACAGCTCTATCTTCTTCCCAACTTGTTCACGCACATCTCCACCCATTACCAACCCAACCATATCCTCATTTTGCTTCACCACTCCCTTCTCTTATCACCGCCACCACCATCAATGGCAACTAAAGCAACCCAAGAAGAGGGAACAGTTAATGTTGTCCTTGTGTGCAAATACAACAAGTTATGAGGTTGGTGGAGGATACCCAGATGAGGATTTGGATATGCAAGACAGAagtggaagaaaaagaaaaacaacaacaacaacaacccaaCAACAAGGGAACTCAAAGTTGGACACTTCCCAGTATGAAACTCTCCTCAAAGGAGGGGAACAGGTCACCTCTGTTCTCCAAGAAATGATCACCCTT TTGGAAGACATGAACATGGATGAAGCATCTGAGGAGGTGGCTGTGCAGTTGGCTGCACAAGGAGTCATAGGGAAGAGAGTTGATGAGATGGAATCAGGTTTTATAATGGCCCTAGATTACATGATCGAACTTGCTGAAAAGGACCAAGATGATAAG CGCAAATCACTGTTAGAGGTGATCAAGGAGACAGTATTATCCCATCTTACAAAGAAGTGCCCCCCACAT gtTCAAGTGGTTGGACTGCTTTGTAGAACTCCCCAGAAGGAAAGCAGGCATGAATTGCTACGCCGAGTGGCTGCTGGTGGTGGTGCGTTTAAAAGTGAGAATGGCACCAAAGTTCACATTCCTGGGGCAAATCTAAATGATATAGCTAATCAGGCCGATGATTTACTTGAG ACAATGGAAACTCGGCCTGTGGTTCCTGATAGAAAACTGCTTGCAAGGCTTGTTTTGATCAGAGAGGAAGCTCGTAATATGATGGGAGGTGGAATAATGGATGAGAGAAATCACCGGGGCTTGAGTACTCTTCCTTTACCAGAG GTGAATTTCTTAACCAAATTGGTAGCTTTGAAACCAGGGAAAACTGTCCACGAGATGATAAAAAATGTAATGCAAGGAAAAGATGAAGGTGCTGATAACACTGACAGTGATGAGGAAAACAGTACAGGTGCAGGGGTCTCAAGTGGATTTGCAGGATGG GAAAGTGTTACTGGAAAGAAGCCACTGCCTGTGCGCCCCGGCATGTTTCTGGAGACTGTCTCCAAG GTCTTAGGTGGTATATACGCTGGAAATGACTCTGGCATCACAGCACAACATCTAGAATGG GTTCATCAGAAGACACTCCAAGTTCTACAGGAAATAGCATTCTAG
- the LOC115960952 gene encoding protein PEP-RELATED DEVELOPMENT ARRESTED 1, chloroplastic isoform X2 produces the protein MNMDEASEEVAVQLAAQGVIGKRVDEMESGFIMALDYMIELAEKDQDDKRKSLLEVIKETVLSHLTKKCPPHVQVVGLLCRTPQKESRHELLRRVAAGGGAFKSENGTKVHIPGANLNDIANQADDLLETMETRPVVPDRKLLARLVLIREEARNMMGGGIMDERNHRGLSTLPLPEVNFLTKLVALKPGKTVHEMIKNVMQGKDEGADNTDSDEENSTGAGVSSGFAGWESVTGKKPLPVRPGMFLETVSKVLGGIYAGNDSGITAQHLEWVHQKTLQVLQEIAF, from the exons ATGAACATGGATGAAGCATCTGAGGAGGTGGCTGTGCAGTTGGCTGCACAAGGAGTCATAGGGAAGAGAGTTGATGAGATGGAATCAGGTTTTATAATGGCCCTAGATTACATGATCGAACTTGCTGAAAAGGACCAAGATGATAAG CGCAAATCACTGTTAGAGGTGATCAAGGAGACAGTATTATCCCATCTTACAAAGAAGTGCCCCCCACAT gtTCAAGTGGTTGGACTGCTTTGTAGAACTCCCCAGAAGGAAAGCAGGCATGAATTGCTACGCCGAGTGGCTGCTGGTGGTGGTGCGTTTAAAAGTGAGAATGGCACCAAAGTTCACATTCCTGGGGCAAATCTAAATGATATAGCTAATCAGGCCGATGATTTACTTGAG ACAATGGAAACTCGGCCTGTGGTTCCTGATAGAAAACTGCTTGCAAGGCTTGTTTTGATCAGAGAGGAAGCTCGTAATATGATGGGAGGTGGAATAATGGATGAGAGAAATCACCGGGGCTTGAGTACTCTTCCTTTACCAGAG GTGAATTTCTTAACCAAATTGGTAGCTTTGAAACCAGGGAAAACTGTCCACGAGATGATAAAAAATGTAATGCAAGGAAAAGATGAAGGTGCTGATAACACTGACAGTGATGAGGAAAACAGTACAGGTGCAGGGGTCTCAAGTGGATTTGCAGGATGG GAAAGTGTTACTGGAAAGAAGCCACTGCCTGTGCGCCCCGGCATGTTTCTGGAGACTGTCTCCAAG GTCTTAGGTGGTATATACGCTGGAAATGACTCTGGCATCACAGCACAACATCTAGAATGG GTTCATCAGAAGACACTCCAAGTTCTACAGGAAATAGCATTCTAG